The window tttaattgcactctcagcttcattaaacatttgaaaatacacctacaagccacttgtgtggtcttctgtgccacctctgtagtacaaatttaTTCCTTAAATACTGATTGCATTTGATTGATAACTTATTGTTATTCTactttttattctgttgttttaattagaaatgttaaaaagcttattcatttttgaagatgacatacttttaataaagttagaaaaatgccattacaaaggtaaaaacaaaattccctgtaaatcactttaaggagtcaaatatcacctcgtaatgggatttttaattattgattagaaggtgctcctgaATTTTTGACCGTACTcgtaaaaagaaaagtaagtgTAGAGCCCTGTTACTCCATGAGTTGATATGTAAATTATTGCAGATTTGGGCAACATTTAATGCACTATCTTTGGCTCTTAAAGTCACATATGTAGAACAGTTTTTGTTACCCAGACAGACAagtagtattttattaatttatgtctgacaacagaaacagaaaatatttaaattaagcacTGACAgcatatttccacaaaaatgtagGGTTTATGATAAATAATCGAAATGAAGAGGAAAGCAGTCAACATCCACCTTCTTCAGCAAAAGGTCTGTAAATTCTGAGAACATTTAGGGCTTAATTTACTGCAACAGTCAGTGTACCAATTGTTttgatgaagtgatgggttaAACATCTATGCTTCTTGTTTACTTTTACtctcatttgaaatgaatttgcACTCCAAATAAATATGAGGGTACTTGCAGTTGAATTGCAGAGcgactttttttctgttttgctctatacagatttttttacattttgctctGTATAGTAATAGCCTACTGAACTTTATATGCACCTAGAATTATTGGTAACACCAAAAATTATTGTCTGCCATTAGATTTAGGCATGCAACACTTTTTTAGACGATAGTATAGATAGTGCAGATAGACGATAGTATAGTGTATTGACGATAGTCAGAGGTATCGCTGAGAGCTGATGTCTTTGTCGATAGTCAAGACGATATTACAGGAGCTGCCCCACAtctttaaaattagttttctgTGAGTGTACACAGCGGCAGCACCTCTGCTAGAACGTCACTAACATCTACATATTcctaataaattacattatgcTTGTCTCAGGAAGTCTTTAATGTAGGCTTACTAAATCACACTTCAGCCATGCCATTGTCACATGGTCTGCCTGTGTCATTTGTTTCTGATCCAATCTATTTAAATTCAATCCAATCCGatccaagctatttaaaggAATGAAGACACAGGACACAGgaaaagtgtttaaatgtgtCGTTTTGATTGTGAGATCAGTTTCACAGTTTGCactgtattatttttatggtttagATGCTAAAAGGGAGAGTGCTTTCAGTTTCAAAGTCCTGCCCACTCTGCTTCCCCAATCAATATACAAGAACGGAGGAAAGGTCTTCAGACCCACAACCACAGCATCctggaagtcattcatttgacGTACAAcctgtaagttttttttaactttttctaCTCTATACacagtactgtgcaaaagttttaggccactagtattttcaccagttaaaaaatggttttaagtttgacccagaatctgatccagATGGAGAAGCACctgatgaagaagttgcaactcagcggctacagcaggacgtctccgaatggttagtttaaaatattgtgtctggatacggtactttagttggtttgtttatgtatgctgttacagttattatcatgtagctaatgctagccataggctcggatgaaggaactaaaaaaatactttggtgttcatttgtacatccaaacactgagcaactgccatgcttcgctcgtttgcaagcaatgatgtctctcgaggaaaagaaaatattgcgctcgcctcgcacggtagtagctcattttctcatgggcaggcaaagcagagaaaggggaggtgaCCTTTCCCCGTGTGatgacataaagggaagattccagatcgggccatctgagctttcattttctcaaaggcgaagcaggatacccagggctcggtttacacatatcgccatttctagccactgggggaccataggcaggctaggagaactcatattaatgttaaaaaatctcataaagtgaaattttcatgccatgggacgtTTAATAGACTTTATAGACCTGTAATAgctgtgtttgtgatgtttgaGTTAGGGGAGGTGTGATGAGCGAAAGGAGTGTTTACAATGGTTGTTagaaaattactttatttttgtagcCTACTATGTTACCGCAGGTGACACTAATAGCTCAGAAACTGCCAATCCTACCTTTAAATGCCTTAATTATCAGACAATGATTCATTTAATCACCTCACCACTAGGGTGATCAATTCCAGTCCCAATTGTAGAATAAGACTGAAAAAAACTCAACATGCAAAAAGCGGCAAAGTGTTTAGCGTCTTGACCATGGGGTTGAAGTTAGACTTGTTAAGAGCAAGACAGTGGTACTAGAGATGCTCAATACAAGAAATGACTACAACACTCATTTTGATAGCGAATTCAGATTCAATGAACTGTAACAGGTTCACTCATGAGTTCAAGACTGAAGATCAGTCACAAACACACCGAGATTGATTACACCCTGTTAAATCACTCCAACAAACTGGACTGAACTCCAACAACCACTTTAGCTGGTAATATTCTTAGAGGGAAGGTTTCATCACGACTATAAAAAAATGGAAAGACTTTCTCTGTGAAGATGGTTTTTAGTGTGCGCAAATGTTTGTTAGTTGCGGCATCACAAAATGATAGCTTTCCTCTGCCCCAGTCCAGCTCCAGTCTCACCTTCTGAAGCTTCTCTTTAACTGAAAAGGGGTTGTTGGGGATCTCTGGAGACTGTGAGAAATATTCATCATCTTTGTACCAAACACACCAGACACTGGTGTTAAAGAAATCTGCTCCATTCCTTTGGTTTGATTCTGTGGTTACACCAATGATCCACCATGAATTGTCTCCAACCTCCACATCCCAGAAGTGTGTTCCTGAGTTAAATCCCTCTGAACCCAGAACACAAGAATATTTCtcaaatctctctggattaTCAGGAACCAGTTGCTGTGTCTTGCTGCGTCTCAGACTGGTCAGATTATCAGACAGAATCAGACGTGGATGTGCAGTGTTTGGGTCCAGAGTCACAGGAGCTGAGGAGAGATACATACAacatatactttttttcagaTGATTTAAATAGCAGAAGTGAAcattatttctaataaatacCTTTCCTATTGCTGAAACGTTTTTGCTGACAGTCTACTGGGATTTTGATGAGTGCTGTTTTTGGCAGATcatctttttaatttatttttaacatttatatacagAAGTCAGGGGTTTCAGAGGAATGTTTTTCTGAGGTCCAATGAGGAAGGGGCGTGCCAATAAAAATGTTCCTGTGACCCTGAGAATTTAAGCAAGGACCTGGCATAAGTTTACACTATGTCTGTAACATCTTAGCTCTTTAAAAGACTCACTGTTTTGAACAAGTTCCTGCATCTTCTTCCAGACTCTGAAGGTCAGGTTTTTCAGGTGATTTGCCATATTAACCAAAGCTCCTGAAAGCATCTGTGGATTCTGCTGTGAACTCTGGGCTCTggataaaacaataacattcaCTAGTCAGACCTACAGTGAGCGTAGTGAGTTCACAATCAAAGACACAAGTGACACCACGTCTCACTTACCTTTCCATTGTGACATTAAAATGCtgcaaaatatgaacaaaacaatttattatctcCTTTAACAATCAATATTTCCATTAATTGTGCAATTAATTGTGTTAAAGGAGCTTCTCAATACAGGGTGAGTTTGACTATGCTGGACAATGAGCAAGCTGTTTTGTGCAAAAGAACTAATTTTCAGTACTCACTTGTAGAATTGAGACGTCACTGGCGTTCATCTTCTCTTCTATGTCTTTTATTGTGTCTGATAGAGCTGAGATCTGTCTGTTCATCTCCTCAAGCTTCTCCTTCATCATCTGACTCTTCTGCTCTTCCTCTTTCCTCAGTGCAGTGATTGCAGTTTTTTCTTCATCTTGCAGAAATTGATAAAGCTTCTTAAACTCCTCTTTAATCTGCTGCTCTGTGTGCTCAGCCTGAGTCTGAATataaaaacagagaaatttACCTCTGCATTCTTATACTGTATAGATTAAATATGTTTTGTCCATATaaattgtgttaaaaaaaaactgggcATTTGACTCTGTCACCTTGATTTGCAGAACTGTTTTATTATActctcttttcattttttctgtgtgtttaagCTTCTCTTGTAAGGACGTCAGTGCTGTTTTGAGCTGCTCCTTGAATTTAACAGTGAAACAGTGAAAACTTGTTTGATCAGTTCCTGTATATGCATATACAGTGCAAACTAGGTACTTATGCATGGATACattttattggtaacactttataataacattCAGTTGTAATTATAAGTGATTAGTTAATGATTCACTTCTTTTACAAATTATGATTAAGTGttcataaatgattaataagTGATATGTTAATATGACTGATCAACTGACCAGTAAATGGATTTAGAAAAGTtactagttaatatattattaatcccTTATTATTCATTGAAATGTCAACTGTATTATTGTCTCAATAAACATCTGTTAATCATGAACAAATGATGATCAAACCATTAGTATAAATGATCgctatataatttatgtatgttTCGTTAAAGTTGTAAACTGGTCtgttaaaaagcaaaaaaatgcaattatgctaaaactatttttttaaagaataatacattacagtggggcaaaaaagtatttagtcagccaccaattgtgcaagttcttccacttaaaaagatgagagaggcctgtaattttcatcataagggtatacctcaactatgagagacaaaatgagaaaaaaaatccagaaaatcacattgtaggatttttaaagaattaattggtaaattctcacagacctgtaacttcttctttaagaggctcctctgtcctacactcgttacctgtattaatggaaTCTGTTtgaactagggatgcaccgaaattaaaattcttggccgaagcCGAAGCCGAACAAAATGGAACACTGGGCCGAAGGCCGAAGGCCGAATACCGAACATGGTTTTTCGCATTCTTTTTCCCCAGgcctgtttttccatttttttaatttattttttttgtcaccactgcataaattaaatatccaaaatgtgctttttactgttttgtcctgcttttcaaaaaaaaaaaataaataaataaataaattacaaaacaacaatttaaaaatatttacttaacactgaacatttttttaacattctatcagacattataccaacaaagcaaaatttaactaaaaattaataagttactaaaataatatttttgggccatttttgagatcaggcatgtatttttttactgtacaaataaatgcagccttgctgagcagaagagaattcttttaaaacatactacagatcccaatttgaacactattgtgaatgttataataaatgtatagagctgttgtagggtaattattattattttattttactttacagaacaacagtaaaattacaatactaacatttatgaatgttgatggagttGTTGCTTTTCTTAgactttattttggcagaaacccgCTGGAAGATTTTAGTGCttcttttgttgacaacagcatgcagatatttaaatgattctcattacgaatttgggaagatgtttgtAGCACTTATCACATTGTcatgtgtctttaaaaaaaaatgttactgagcaaAAGACGAGTAGGCTACAGTGTTTTAACGCAGATGTTCCTCGCgctttggactttgaaccctggcACCGCGAGCtcgtgcagcgctgtttgaataCATGCAATCCCTGCttgtattagaaaacataacattctgcagtttatttactaatCAGTTGAGGCTATTTCGCGATTTCAATCATCATAGTAACCAGCATCAaccacctcttcctcttctcatcggaGACATGAGATGCAGCGCTAAGCATCTAACTGTCGGTGCTTCGTGCttggaattattattttaactgtctttctctgacagttttaaatactttcaCACTGCAGAcgtgtttgctgcattagtgcgcGCCTCTATTTGATCGCGTCACGTCATTGTTCGGTACAATTTATTCGGTCTTTTCGCTTATTCGGCCGAACACCGAAAGagatttttttgctattttcggCCGAACAATTTCGGTTGCCgaacattcggtgcatccctagtttgaactcgttatcagtataaaagacacctgtccacaacctcaaacagtccaactccaaactccaccatggccaagaccaaagagctgtcaaaggacaccagaaacaaaattgtagacctgcaataggtaagcagcttggtgtgaagaaatcaacaattattagaaaatggaagacatacaagaccactgataatctccctcgatctg is drawn from Onychostoma macrolepis isolate SWU-2019 chromosome 16, ASM1243209v1, whole genome shotgun sequence and contains these coding sequences:
- the LOC131521816 gene encoding zinc-binding protein A33-like translates to MAFVKTVSVEDLSCPVCCEIFKAPVILSCSHSVCKECLQKFWEARNTQDCPICRRRSSKRGPPCNLVLKNLCESLTEDGASRSEEVCSLHNEKLKLLCLDDEQPVCVVCRDSEKHVNHRFRPINEVVPSYKEQLKTALTSLQEKLKHTEKMKREYNKTVLQIKTQAEHTEQQIKEEFKKLYQFLQDEEKTAITALRKEEEQKSQMMKEKLEEMNRQISALSDTIKDIEEKMNASDVSILQHFNVTMERAQSSQQNPQMLSGALVNMANHLKNLTFRVWKKMQELVQNTPVTLDPNTAHPRLILSDNLTSLRRSKTQQLVPDNPERFEKYSCVLGSEGFNSGTHFWDVEVGDNSWWIIGVTTESNQRNGADFFNTSVWCVWYKDDEYFSQSPEIPNNPFSVKEKLQKVRLELDWGRGKLSFCDAATNKHLRTLKTIFTEKVFPFFYSRDETFPLRILPAKVVVGVQSSLLE